In Desulfomonile tiedjei DSM 6799, a genomic segment contains:
- a CDS encoding YceD family protein, whose protein sequence is MKIKIEELNDKDLELSFSGQENVLSLALQKLPQKEALSLDPRIAGNVKLTRSGKEIFLTGSVRGILHLQCSRCIKDFDLDKEIDLSLVLTTESGSYAEEHEILEAEGDELIIQGSEIDLGEIIVNEFMLSIPMKPLCTPDCPGLCPTCGEIQGSEKCKCSKEQRVDPRWEALAKLKDKTAD, encoded by the coding sequence ATGAAGATCAAAATTGAAGAACTTAACGATAAAGATTTAGAATTAAGCTTCTCAGGCCAGGAGAACGTTCTCTCACTCGCCCTGCAAAAATTGCCTCAAAAGGAGGCCCTCAGCCTGGATCCCCGAATTGCGGGTAACGTGAAGCTGACCAGGAGCGGAAAAGAAATATTCCTCACGGGCTCGGTTCGAGGCATATTGCATCTCCAGTGCTCACGCTGTATCAAGGATTTCGATTTGGACAAGGAGATCGACCTGAGCCTCGTCCTGACAACGGAATCCGGATCTTATGCGGAGGAGCATGAGATTCTGGAAGCAGAAGGTGACGAACTCATCATCCAGGGATCTGAAATAGATCTCGGGGAGATTATCGTTAACGAATTCATGCTGAGCATCCCCATGAAACCTTTGTGCACGCCGGATTGCCCGGGTTTGTGCCCGACGTGCGGCGAAATACAAGGATCGGAAAAATGCAAGTGTTCCAAGGAACAGCGCGTTGACCCGAGATGGGAAGCGCTCGCAAAACTGAAAGATAAAACTGCGGATTAA
- the rpmF gene encoding 50S ribosomal protein L32: protein MPVPKKRVSRTRRDKRRTHKKLTPVNLVQCPECSQAMMPHRICPGCGFYKGRTVIEME, encoded by the coding sequence ATGCCAGTACCAAAGAAGCGGGTCTCGCGGACGAGGCGAGACAAACGGCGCACTCACAAAAAACTGACTCCTGTCAATCTGGTTCAGTGTCCGGAGTGTTCTCAGGCGATGATGCCGCACAGAATCTGCCCGGGCTGCGGTTTCTACAAGGGCAGAACCGTCATAGAAATGGAATAG
- the fabD gene encoding ACP S-malonyltransferase → MQSVAVQEFRSVALLFPGQGSQFAGMAQDLIRESPEARELLERADDILGYSLSRVMAGDLGDELNRTVHTQPAVFVHSMALLAALRSRYTFAPIVAAGHSLGEYSALCAAGVLEFGEALDIIRVRAEGMDNAQPLGTCAMAALIGPSRDDAKKIVDAHRGGQVLEAANFNAPDQTVISGHVEAVNRVLEAVKEERRTRAVMLPVSSAFHTSLMEPAREALKERLQKVSPANAAFPVVANVNADFYPDSGNSIKDLLTEQVIRPVLWEDCVRTMQRSGASLFIEIGPGKVLTGLMKRIDRKAPAMSISDLETLRALEAPPQ, encoded by the coding sequence ATGCAATCTGTAGCCGTACAGGAATTCAGATCGGTCGCACTTCTGTTTCCGGGGCAAGGATCGCAATTTGCCGGAATGGCACAGGATCTCATTCGAGAGAGTCCGGAAGCGCGTGAACTCCTGGAACGTGCAGACGATATTCTTGGTTATTCCCTGAGCCGTGTCATGGCGGGCGATCTCGGAGACGAGCTGAACAGAACCGTTCACACGCAGCCTGCCGTATTTGTGCATTCCATGGCCCTCCTGGCCGCTTTGCGAAGTCGATACACCTTTGCGCCTATTGTGGCGGCGGGGCATTCTCTTGGAGAATATTCCGCTCTCTGCGCAGCGGGTGTTCTGGAATTCGGTGAGGCGCTCGACATCATTCGCGTCCGCGCAGAGGGAATGGATAACGCGCAACCACTCGGAACCTGTGCCATGGCCGCGCTTATAGGTCCCTCTCGGGATGATGCCAAGAAGATCGTCGACGCGCACAGAGGAGGGCAGGTGCTTGAGGCGGCCAATTTCAATGCGCCCGACCAAACTGTCATTTCCGGTCATGTGGAAGCGGTGAACCGAGTTCTCGAAGCAGTGAAAGAGGAAAGAAGAACCCGAGCGGTTATGCTCCCTGTCTCTTCGGCATTCCATACCAGTCTGATGGAGCCCGCGAGAGAAGCATTGAAAGAGCGCCTTCAAAAGGTGTCTCCTGCCAATGCCGCTTTTCCTGTGGTTGCGAACGTGAACGCCGATTTCTATCCTGATTCCGGCAACAGCATTAAAGATCTTCTCACGGAACAGGTTATTCGCCCGGTTCTTTGGGAAGATTGTGTTCGCACGATGCAGCGATCCGGCGCGAGTCTTTTCATCGAGATAGGGCCGGGAAAGGTTCTGACCGGACTGATGAAACGAATCGACAGGAAAGCTCCTGCAATGAGCATCTCGGATCTTGAAACCCTTCGAGCATTGGAGGCCCCTCCGCAATGA
- the fabG gene encoding 3-oxoacyl-[acyl-carrier-protein] reductase — protein MIPELISLHGQTALVTGGSRGIGSAIALELARAGAYVIINYRTDEASANLVAEKIRHSGGQATVKGFDVSDPQAVDRAIAETVQERNGIDILVSNAGITRDGLIGRMKDTDWNEVVSTNLSGVFYLCRSVSKNMIRRRKGRIITISSTAGEAGNPGQANYSAAKAGLIGFTKALARELAPRNILVNSVSPGIIAGGMTDQLTEDQMEAIRSHVPLRRTGKPEDVAAAVLFLCSGMSEYITGQVIRVNGGLYM, from the coding sequence ATGATCCCGGAGTTGATTTCCCTCCATGGACAAACTGCACTCGTAACAGGAGGCTCACGCGGAATCGGCAGCGCTATAGCGCTTGAGTTGGCTCGAGCCGGGGCTTATGTCATTATCAACTACCGGACTGATGAGGCTTCCGCAAATCTGGTGGCTGAGAAAATACGGCATTCCGGAGGTCAGGCGACTGTTAAAGGATTTGACGTAAGCGATCCTCAGGCAGTTGACCGGGCAATAGCGGAAACAGTGCAGGAGCGAAACGGAATCGACATACTCGTGAGCAACGCGGGGATCACCCGGGACGGGCTCATAGGGCGCATGAAGGATACCGATTGGAATGAGGTCGTGTCTACGAATCTCAGCGGTGTATTTTACCTGTGCCGCAGTGTGAGCAAGAACATGATCCGCAGGAGAAAAGGCCGGATTATAACTATTTCGTCCACCGCGGGAGAGGCGGGAAATCCCGGTCAGGCAAACTATTCGGCGGCAAAAGCGGGACTTATCGGATTCACTAAAGCACTGGCACGGGAACTGGCTCCGCGGAATATTCTTGTGAACTCCGTTTCACCGGGTATAATCGCCGGCGGCATGACCGATCAGCTCACTGAAGATCAAATGGAGGCAATCCGCTCGCATGTCCCACTGCGCCGGACTGGGAAGCCGGAAGACGTAGCTGCAGCGGTTCTGTTCCTATGCTCGGGAATGTCTGAATACATAACCGGTCAAGTGATTCGGGTAAATGGCGGGCTGTATATGTGA
- the acpP gene encoding acyl carrier protein, with translation MDDIESRVVELVAEVLVDVNKENIQLSSKIVEDLGAESLDIYDMIALLEDEFGMEITDEQVEKIQTVQDVADFIRQQKAS, from the coding sequence ATGGACGATATCGAAAGCAGAGTAGTAGAACTCGTTGCTGAAGTTCTCGTGGACGTCAATAAAGAAAATATTCAGCTCAGCTCGAAAATCGTGGAAGATCTGGGAGCCGAGTCGCTGGACATCTACGATATGATAGCGCTTCTGGAAGATGAATTCGGGATGGAAATAACCGATGAACAGGTAGAGAAGATTCAAACCGTTCAGGACGTCGCTGATTTCATCAGACAGCAAAAGGCTTCGTAG